The Corynebacterium tuberculostearicum genome window below encodes:
- a CDS encoding choice-of-anchor M domain-containing protein yields MSVLAAAFAAALAFFSPGAALAFDEVFDSGHVDAFYVTAPNGTLHLSMKEDITGSAVPRSGDDVVLKVVEDAWSDATEGVPEIGQPTYFLPQAQDQRIIWPGWDTQPARDGGFESVDLEFAEVSGPGTVYVFETSSFGGIDAVTDSGSMELTSGEVINQPNPAHRHVNWAFSEAGTYTMTVRAHSNGESSNAVTYTWEVGDGGDASTADRAADSGDGTTDQGDTNTKRPAGKSDAAGSGTSGAATGEECTPGMTPQIKDDTVSPSEWRDADGATFYLSDKSSVDLPQEVGPVPAGKAWMIGSTQVDGVPWLGANTQSPSMRENIPGDVTWELVGFKGPGPMMVYSQGGLGKVVGEEWFRGNADAAEGTHSIAPNTHVHPNWVFGAQGTYDVTIRQVAQTGEGKQVAGEATLHFVVGGDEPAKAFDNGHFDLGAAVNPDGGDCGNGAAAGGASASASGSTSPTGSSNGQSAQAQGTGGSLANTGTPIVPLGIGVLGLGMLFLGLGIARLAVAKAAD; encoded by the coding sequence ATGTCGGTACTTGCGGCTGCCTTTGCCGCAGCTTTAGCCTTCTTCTCCCCCGGCGCGGCACTGGCCTTCGATGAGGTCTTTGATTCTGGGCACGTCGACGCCTTCTATGTCACGGCTCCTAATGGCACGCTGCACCTTTCGATGAAGGAAGACATCACGGGGTCTGCCGTTCCGCGCTCTGGCGATGACGTAGTGCTGAAAGTCGTCGAGGATGCCTGGTCCGATGCCACCGAGGGCGTGCCAGAAATCGGCCAACCCACCTATTTCCTGCCACAGGCCCAAGACCAGCGCATCATCTGGCCGGGTTGGGATACTCAACCCGCCCGCGATGGCGGCTTCGAAAGCGTTGATCTGGAATTTGCCGAGGTCTCCGGCCCGGGCACTGTGTATGTCTTTGAAACCAGCAGTTTTGGTGGCATCGATGCCGTGACCGATTCCGGTTCCATGGAGCTCACCAGCGGTGAGGTCATCAACCAGCCCAATCCCGCTCACCGGCATGTCAACTGGGCTTTTAGCGAGGCCGGCACCTACACCATGACGGTGCGCGCCCATTCCAATGGCGAGTCCAGCAATGCGGTGACCTACACCTGGGAGGTAGGCGACGGCGGCGATGCCTCCACCGCGGATCGCGCGGCTGACTCCGGCGATGGCACCACTGACCAGGGAGATACAAATACAAAGCGACCTGCAGGCAAGAGCGACGCGGCAGGCTCGGGCACGTCCGGCGCAGCAACAGGCGAAGAATGCACCCCGGGCATGACCCCGCAAATCAAGGACGATACGGTCTCGCCCTCCGAGTGGCGCGATGCCGATGGTGCCACCTTCTACCTCTCCGATAAATCCAGCGTGGATCTCCCCCAAGAAGTAGGACCAGTGCCAGCAGGAAAGGCCTGGATGATTGGTTCTACCCAGGTCGACGGTGTTCCGTGGTTAGGGGCGAATACCCAAAGCCCATCGATGCGCGAAAATATCCCCGGCGATGTCACCTGGGAGCTGGTGGGCTTCAAGGGCCCCGGCCCGATGATGGTCTACTCCCAGGGCGGGCTGGGCAAGGTCGTTGGCGAGGAGTGGTTCCGCGGCAACGCTGATGCGGCGGAAGGCACCCATTCCATCGCCCCGAATACTCACGTGCACCCCAACTGGGTCTTTGGCGCCCAGGGAACCTATGACGTCACCATCCGCCAAGTGGCTCAAACCGGTGAGGGAAAACAGGTTGCCGGTGAGGCAACTCTCCATTTCGTCGTCGGCGGCGATGAACCGGCCAAGGCGTTTGATAACGGGCACTTCGACCTGGGAGCTGCCGTGAATCCAGACGGCGGCGACTGTGGGAATGGCGCGGCGGCAGGTGGGGCGTCGGCAAGCGCTAGCGGCTCTACCTCACCCACCGGATCCAGCAACGGTCAGTCGGCGCAGGCACAAGGCACGGGCGGTTCTTTAGCCAATACTGGGACCCCCATCGTGCCCCTCGGCATCGGGGTGTTGGGCCTTGGCATGCTCTTCCTCGGCCTGGGCATTGCGCGGCTGGCCGTAGCTAAGGCAGCGGACTAA
- a CDS encoding choice-of-anchor M domain-containing protein → MASPRIRFLAALSTLALITPATAVAGPDDGKHIATDTHVDSPKSFWENNDFVLKSEFGGQEPPISDTVAWVGRGYSAMDGHNQYLYTLPKNGTQDYIGAPGTTYYTAPHQVSGNTSPIWLGFGADTSLPTDKFRDGVAFLDLLSVDGPGEVELFTNKDDEDGTQLHRMLGSFPDSPHSAYLVAGTHTHNSTLFTKPGRYRLTYRTSARGKDGQLIANEPQTTTIQVGGQKPKDEKTPSLKERFAQSATGDAAAAGYSLRMAPKHNPEKDGDDKLTTISFDAKNKAQGTLTLLIDGYFLTDLPVKNGRAQWDEYMGPDPSKVQAVFTPEGDAPRWISNPLDVQPGASVQTDSSSAAETWQEASHPRQLAPTQETELQELGYTIRMRKQGKGGTKIVVDTDDKNFNGLLTGGLYDAKDSKYPTVDLETPITNGHGEVSFDEGEYFTGSYAKVNLFPHSTVKAGHASSVITESFAFGENYETTGRFSTSNEEPDTTPGKEDSPSQAPQPGANEAEADTHQCSEKYLLDRGHVDIKAQPAEGGFTTVLRDDTAQVDKKSVDRKLDDVVLGVHDNALTRRNEKLAGKEFDFLGKPGERFYHLPQTQNQHIIWPGYNTQDLDYSATKDNAVNLNLKPTSTPDGAEWGAFIDASHGKGFSVLANSAAEDYTIETNFAAHTHTHWAFSKPGVYTFEATYTATGKDGKELKSEPQTLTFAVGDKTLDSCSSHKPNDSEGEPPSERPTDKPDDAAKPEEPTGSSLSPWSLVLPAVLVVVFKAFYNFFRDNEDLIRRRFGLKF, encoded by the coding sequence GTGGCTTCCCCACGCATCCGCTTCCTTGCCGCGCTCAGCACGCTAGCGCTTATCACGCCCGCCACGGCCGTCGCCGGCCCCGATGATGGCAAGCACATTGCCACCGATACCCATGTTGACTCCCCTAAGTCTTTCTGGGAGAACAACGACTTCGTGCTGAAGTCTGAATTTGGCGGCCAGGAACCACCGATCTCTGACACCGTCGCCTGGGTGGGCAGGGGCTACAGCGCTATGGACGGCCACAATCAGTACCTCTATACGCTGCCGAAAAATGGCACTCAGGACTATATTGGGGCGCCCGGCACCACGTACTACACCGCACCGCACCAAGTGTCCGGCAATACTTCACCCATCTGGTTGGGCTTTGGCGCCGATACCTCCCTGCCCACTGACAAATTCCGCGATGGCGTAGCTTTCCTCGACTTGCTGAGCGTTGATGGCCCCGGCGAGGTCGAGCTTTTCACCAATAAAGATGATGAGGACGGAACCCAGCTGCACCGTATGCTCGGCTCCTTCCCTGATTCACCGCATTCGGCCTATCTCGTTGCCGGCACGCACACCCACAACTCCACGCTGTTTACCAAACCTGGCCGTTACCGCCTGACCTACCGCACCAGTGCGCGCGGCAAAGACGGCCAGCTCATCGCCAATGAACCGCAGACCACAACGATTCAAGTAGGCGGCCAGAAGCCCAAGGATGAGAAGACTCCAAGCCTCAAGGAACGCTTTGCCCAGTCCGCGACTGGCGACGCCGCCGCTGCCGGCTACAGCCTGCGCATGGCCCCTAAGCACAATCCCGAAAAAGACGGCGATGACAAGCTCACCACTATTTCCTTCGACGCTAAAAATAAGGCGCAGGGTACCCTGACGCTGCTTATCGACGGCTACTTCCTCACCGACCTCCCCGTTAAGAATGGCCGCGCGCAGTGGGACGAGTACATGGGACCAGATCCGTCCAAGGTCCAGGCCGTATTTACCCCAGAGGGTGATGCCCCGCGCTGGATTTCTAATCCCCTTGACGTCCAGCCTGGCGCGTCCGTCCAGACAGATTCTTCTTCCGCTGCCGAGACGTGGCAGGAAGCCTCCCACCCGCGCCAGCTTGCCCCCACCCAGGAAACCGAGCTGCAGGAGCTGGGCTATACCATCCGGATGCGCAAGCAGGGCAAGGGCGGCACCAAGATTGTGGTCGATACCGACGATAAGAACTTCAACGGCCTTCTCACCGGCGGTCTTTATGATGCCAAGGATTCCAAATACCCCACCGTGGATCTGGAAACCCCTATTACTAACGGGCACGGCGAGGTTTCCTTTGACGAGGGCGAATACTTCACGGGCTCTTATGCAAAGGTCAATCTCTTTCCTCATTCCACCGTGAAAGCTGGGCACGCAAGCAGCGTAATTACCGAGTCCTTTGCCTTCGGCGAAAACTACGAAACCACGGGGCGGTTCTCCACTTCCAATGAGGAACCGGACACCACTCCCGGCAAGGAAGACTCGCCATCGCAAGCGCCGCAGCCTGGCGCAAATGAAGCGGAAGCCGACACTCACCAGTGCAGCGAGAAATACCTACTGGACCGTGGGCACGTGGACATCAAGGCTCAGCCTGCCGAAGGCGGCTTTACTACCGTTCTGCGCGATGACACGGCACAGGTGGATAAGAAGTCTGTCGACCGCAAACTCGATGACGTGGTGCTCGGCGTACACGATAATGCGCTCACCCGGCGCAACGAGAAGCTTGCGGGCAAGGAGTTCGATTTCCTCGGAAAACCCGGTGAGCGCTTCTATCACCTGCCGCAGACACAGAATCAACACATTATCTGGCCGGGTTACAACACTCAGGACTTGGATTATTCCGCGACCAAAGACAATGCCGTCAACCTCAACCTGAAGCCCACCTCCACCCCAGACGGGGCCGAGTGGGGCGCCTTTATCGACGCCTCCCATGGCAAGGGCTTTTCGGTCTTAGCGAACTCCGCGGCCGAGGACTACACCATCGAGACCAACTTTGCGGCCCACACCCACACGCACTGGGCCTTTTCCAAGCCCGGTGTCTATACCTTCGAGGCCACCTATACGGCCACGGGGAAGGACGGCAAGGAACTTAAGTCCGAGCCACAAACTCTGACCTTTGCCGTGGGCGATAAAACCCTAGATTCTTGTTCCTCGCACAAGCCTAACGACTCCGAGGGCGAGCCCCCCAGCGAGAGGCCGACCGATAAGCCGGACGATGCCGCTAAGCCCGAAGAGCCAACGGGATCCTCGTTAAGCCCGTGGAGCTTAGTCCTCCCAGCGGTCCTCGTGGTGGTCTTCAAGGCCTTCTATAACTTCTTCCGCGATAACGAAGACCTCATCCGCCGGCGCTTCGGCCTCAAGTTCTAA
- the gltX gene encoding glutamate--tRNA ligase produces MVGMTEVRVRFCPSPTGTPHVGMVRTALFNWAYARHTGGKLVFRIEDTDAARDSEESYQAIIDSLTWLGLGWDEGIDVGGPHEPYRQSQRMDIYKEVLDKLIDGGFVYPAYSTAEEVEERHKAAGRDPKLGYDNYDRDLTQEQIDAFEAEGRKPVWRLRMPEQDWTWTDLVRGEMTFKSETQPDYVVARSNGAPLYTLVNPVDDALMRITHVLRGEDLLSSTPRQLALYDALQKIGIAEFTPEFGHLPFVMGEGNKKLSKRDPQSNLFNHRDNGIIPEGMLNYLSLLGWSLSADQDIFSMDDLVENFDVHDVLGNPARFDQKKLEAINADHIRQLDPEEFAFRLRNYLTEYTDFPADYDGEKFAFAADLVQTRIKTLSDAYGLMSFLVTPDADLKLDEKAAKKNLKEEAIQPLEVGIETLEGVAEWKTENIEVALSKALIEDLELKPRKAYGALRVAISGAQVSPPLFESMELLGKESTLARLRAAREVTPYVPAAQ; encoded by the coding sequence ATGGTGGGCATGACTGAAGTACGCGTTAGATTCTGTCCGTCCCCAACCGGCACACCGCACGTAGGCATGGTGCGCACCGCACTATTCAACTGGGCCTACGCCCGCCATACCGGCGGCAAGCTGGTATTCCGCATCGAGGACACCGATGCCGCCCGTGACTCTGAAGAGTCCTACCAGGCCATCATTGATTCCCTGACCTGGCTTGGGTTGGGCTGGGATGAAGGCATCGATGTCGGTGGCCCGCACGAGCCTTACCGTCAGTCCCAGCGCATGGACATCTACAAAGAGGTCCTAGACAAGCTTATCGACGGCGGATTTGTCTACCCGGCATACTCCACGGCTGAAGAGGTAGAGGAGCGCCACAAGGCTGCTGGCCGTGACCCGAAGCTGGGCTATGACAACTATGACCGTGACCTCACTCAGGAGCAGATCGACGCTTTTGAGGCGGAGGGCCGCAAGCCTGTCTGGCGCCTGCGCATGCCGGAGCAGGATTGGACCTGGACCGACCTGGTGCGTGGCGAGATGACCTTCAAGTCTGAGACCCAGCCGGACTATGTAGTAGCTCGCTCCAATGGTGCGCCCCTCTACACCCTGGTTAACCCGGTTGATGACGCCCTGATGCGCATCACCCACGTGCTGCGCGGTGAGGACCTACTTTCTTCTACTCCGCGTCAGCTCGCGCTTTACGACGCCCTGCAGAAGATCGGCATCGCCGAGTTTACCCCAGAGTTTGGCCACCTACCCTTCGTGATGGGCGAGGGCAATAAGAAGCTGTCTAAGCGCGACCCGCAGTCCAACCTGTTTAATCACCGCGATAACGGCATTATCCCTGAGGGCATGCTCAATTACCTGTCCCTGCTGGGTTGGTCCCTGTCCGCGGACCAGGACATCTTTAGCATGGATGACTTGGTAGAAAACTTCGACGTCCACGACGTGCTGGGTAACCCCGCACGCTTTGATCAGAAGAAGCTCGAGGCCATCAACGCGGACCACATCCGCCAGCTGGACCCAGAAGAGTTTGCCTTCCGTCTGCGTAACTACTTGACCGAGTACACGGACTTCCCGGCCGACTATGACGGCGAGAAGTTCGCCTTCGCCGCTGACCTTGTACAAACCCGCATCAAGACCCTGTCTGATGCCTATGGCCTCATGAGCTTTTTGGTGACCCCGGATGCCGACCTAAAGCTTGATGAGAAGGCAGCGAAGAAGAACCTCAAGGAAGAGGCCATTCAGCCGCTCGAGGTGGGTATCGAGACCCTCGAGGGCGTTGCGGAGTGGAAGACCGAGAATATCGAGGTGGCACTATCTAAGGCCCTTATTGAAGACCTCGAGCTGAAGCCTCGTAAGGCCTACGGAGCACTGCGTGTAGCCATTTCCGGCGCCCAGGTTTCCCCGCCGCTCTTTGAGTCCATGGAGCTGCTGGGCAAGGAGTCCACCCTGGCCCGCCTTCGTGCGGCCCGTGAAGTGACTCCCTACGTGCCGGCGGCACAGTAG
- a CDS encoding YhgE/Pip domain-containing protein: MKNILTILRDDLHAIRTNVMTAVIIFGLAIIPLLFTSFNVLASWDPFSNTDQLKIAVASEDEGHESDLASLKLNLGDKVLSQLSRNQDIDWVITDSADAVEGTKSGEYYAGIVLPKDFSADLLTFYVEGTEPSKLNLYTNEKKNALSTIITQKSADGVIQKINESFTRVVSNVGLGVVSDFDKYLNEDDTQTALNNLHNRVNNVSTRLDAAAGTVGALSNLVDSTLPLTQAADNILAEAGRQATETDNAQGENPIDVLRSTLNDSAGSLDASLAATTQSYDALSAQVDELLNNASTTSAQTAQTYRTAAERVDEQTKAFEGVRASIKDQADKVALPAPVAGGYKAMMGQIDASIAQSNALHDSLASTAADLEQGRGTSQDSRQRTKDAIANAKQAAEKARNSYNENLKPQLDQLNQSVSVVADDIDAVKQDIAGIRSSVSQDDGSPQQSLARVRDTTAGLASTLREQSGRFADMGRKIDEARRGGDLDKLADIVGNDPELLASRIAAPVAVDRQPVYPVAAFGVGMTPFYLALSLWVGALLACVLVHTNAERKYLRKDENGKYDESEFTRGQAFFGRFATLGLVGLAQATLVVLSLIFFVQIEPAHPFMLMFAAWIVSLVFMLIIYSLVITLDSAGKALAVLLLVIQVSGSGGAYPLPLLPEWFQNVSPWLPATYAIDAFRSAIAGIYHGDIWRELGMLLLFTIPALIVGLILRRAMDAYHKRLKKAIKKTKVMA; this comes from the coding sequence ATGAAAAACATCCTGACCATTCTCCGCGATGACCTCCACGCCATTCGCACCAATGTAATGACCGCGGTCATCATCTTTGGCCTTGCCATCATCCCGTTGCTTTTCACTTCCTTCAACGTGTTGGCCAGCTGGGATCCCTTTTCTAATACCGACCAACTCAAGATCGCTGTGGCCAGCGAGGATGAAGGCCACGAAAGCGACCTCGCCTCCCTGAAACTGAATTTGGGCGATAAGGTGCTCTCACAGCTCAGCCGAAATCAAGATATCGATTGGGTCATTACTGATAGCGCCGATGCCGTCGAAGGAACGAAGTCTGGCGAATACTATGCCGGCATTGTTCTGCCCAAGGACTTCAGCGCGGATTTGCTCACGTTTTATGTAGAAGGAACCGAGCCAAGCAAGCTCAACCTCTATACCAATGAGAAGAAGAATGCGCTGTCTACCATCATCACGCAAAAGAGTGCGGACGGCGTCATCCAGAAAATCAACGAGTCCTTCACCCGCGTGGTATCCAATGTCGGCCTTGGCGTCGTCTCGGATTTTGATAAATACCTTAATGAGGACGATACCCAGACTGCACTCAATAACCTGCACAACCGCGTCAATAACGTCAGCACTCGCCTCGATGCTGCGGCTGGCACCGTAGGTGCACTAAGCAATCTGGTCGACTCCACCCTGCCGCTTACGCAGGCTGCGGACAATATCCTCGCCGAGGCTGGCCGCCAGGCTACGGAGACCGACAATGCCCAAGGCGAAAACCCCATCGACGTTCTGCGCTCTACCCTCAATGACTCGGCTGGTTCGCTTGATGCTTCCTTGGCGGCTACAACGCAAAGCTACGATGCACTCTCTGCTCAGGTCGATGAGTTGCTCAATAATGCAAGCACCACCAGCGCACAAACGGCGCAGACGTACCGCACCGCAGCTGAGCGTGTGGACGAGCAGACAAAGGCCTTTGAGGGAGTTCGCGCTTCCATCAAGGACCAAGCCGATAAGGTAGCTCTACCAGCTCCAGTCGCGGGTGGATATAAGGCGATGATGGGCCAGATTGATGCCTCCATTGCGCAGAGCAACGCACTGCATGATTCATTGGCATCTACCGCCGCTGACCTTGAGCAAGGCCGTGGCACGTCCCAAGACTCCCGCCAGCGCACCAAGGATGCCATCGCCAATGCCAAGCAGGCTGCTGAAAAGGCACGCAATTCCTATAACGAGAACCTCAAGCCGCAGCTAGATCAGCTCAACCAGAGCGTCTCGGTGGTCGCGGACGATATTGATGCTGTCAAGCAGGACATCGCAGGCATTCGCTCCTCGGTCTCTCAGGATGACGGGTCGCCACAGCAAAGCCTGGCGCGCGTCCGCGATACCACCGCCGGCCTTGCCAGCACCCTGCGGGAGCAAAGCGGCCGTTTTGCTGACATGGGCCGCAAGATCGACGAGGCGCGCCGTGGCGGCGATTTAGACAAGCTAGCGGATATCGTCGGCAACGATCCAGAACTGCTTGCCTCTCGCATCGCCGCTCCCGTGGCTGTAGACCGCCAGCCGGTCTACCCTGTCGCTGCCTTTGGCGTGGGTATGACGCCGTTCTACCTCGCCTTGTCCCTATGGGTAGGCGCCCTTCTGGCATGCGTGCTGGTGCATACCAACGCCGAGCGTAAATACTTGCGCAAGGACGAAAACGGAAAGTACGACGAGAGCGAATTCACCCGTGGTCAAGCGTTCTTCGGCCGCTTTGCCACACTCGGCCTGGTCGGCCTCGCGCAGGCCACCTTGGTGGTCCTCAGCCTCATCTTCTTTGTCCAGATCGAGCCCGCGCACCCATTCATGCTCATGTTCGCCGCATGGATAGTCTCGCTGGTGTTTATGTTGATCATCTATTCACTTGTCATCACACTCGATAGTGCCGGCAAGGCCTTGGCGGTGTTGTTGCTCGTGATACAAGTCTCTGGCTCCGGCGGCGCCTACCCGCTACCCTTGCTGCCTGAGTGGTTCCAGAACGTGAGCCCGTGGCTGCCAGCGACCTACGCCATTGATGCTTTCCGCAGCGCCATTGCGGGCATCTATCACGGTGACATTTGGCGCGAGTTGGGCATGCTACTGCTGTTTACCATCCCGGCACTCATCGTCGGCCTCATTCTCCGCCGCGCAATGGATGCCTATCACAAGCGCCTCAAGAAGGCGATTAAGAAGACGAAGGTCATGGCGTAG
- a CDS encoding YhgE/Pip domain-containing protein, translating into MITSWKIFLQDFVRLWRTPQVWVILIGLMITPALYSWVNISGFWDPYGNTEHLKVAVVNEDKGASSEMTGHLDVGGQMIDKLHDNDELGWQFMDRQEAEDAVKKGDVFASVIVPEDFSADFVSLFKGTYSQPTLEYHVNEKLNAIAPKITDTGASTLDTTISSTFNEQVADSVATELKNSGGDLSQKINSTASKTADSFSETADTVANSRSQLADVHSTIEDARPTIAQARKSLGTVQKTIDDAQTALDELNAITAEVQREVTSFSDDATAAYVEGTTAMADGTASANATVGSVSGKLRGALNRVGAASAGASGIVGEADRAIDQLDKLASSPALPPQVSQQIKDQVGDLRKRNDQNKAVLGDLDTLNGDTNDTIDSLNKTTGMLEEMAAQTRDDSHALRDNVAEGLPKLNAALSDVTATTGKLSASLESQQALVGQTDGLLGGVDEQLSQAQQVVERFSVDLDGIEEGLRASRSDVIALSNTANNNSILQSVKGLNTDEVSSFLASPAEMESHAVFPVKHYGSGMSSLFINLTLWIGAFMLLIIFRAEVDPQGRKDLTITKAYLARFLLLSFFAIAQALIVSIGNLAIGVEHANALAYVATAVIVGLCYLSITYSLVSTFGHVGRGIAVVFAFIQIPGASGLYPIEMTPDFFRAVHPFLPFTYGIDAMRETVGGFYGNHYARDLAALIGMAAIAYLIGTVMRRGLSNVNMLVNDELHKGGLVINEQVHLVGSRYRFTDLLYALNDREAYQQSLEDKWSMARRNYSQLMKITVAVGLALVVALGIYSRINPEEKAIIFGLACLVTLISVGVICSLEYVKQSIAHDSRLADLSDEEIQEHLEHRQEHPNRYLLEDLDEESTFSNASETKEMPAVDGDDSGKGGE; encoded by the coding sequence GTGATTACTAGTTGGAAGATTTTTCTTCAAGATTTTGTCCGCTTGTGGCGGACCCCGCAGGTCTGGGTGATCCTCATTGGTTTGATGATCACCCCAGCCCTGTATTCCTGGGTAAACATCTCCGGTTTCTGGGACCCATACGGAAACACAGAACACCTCAAGGTCGCCGTAGTTAATGAGGACAAAGGCGCATCCTCGGAAATGACTGGCCACTTAGACGTCGGCGGGCAGATGATTGACAAGCTGCATGACAATGACGAGCTGGGCTGGCAGTTCATGGACAGGCAGGAAGCCGAAGACGCCGTTAAGAAGGGTGACGTCTTCGCCTCGGTGATTGTCCCCGAAGACTTTTCGGCAGATTTCGTGAGCCTTTTTAAAGGTACCTATTCTCAGCCCACGCTGGAATATCACGTCAATGAGAAGCTCAACGCCATTGCACCGAAGATTACTGATACTGGCGCTTCGACACTAGACACCACCATCAGCTCGACCTTCAATGAGCAGGTAGCGGATTCGGTGGCTACGGAGCTAAAGAACTCCGGTGGCGATTTGAGCCAGAAGATTAACAGTACCGCAAGCAAGACCGCGGATTCTTTTTCAGAGACCGCAGATACGGTAGCTAACTCCCGCAGCCAACTTGCTGACGTGCATTCCACCATCGAGGATGCGCGCCCAACTATCGCGCAAGCCCGCAAGTCTTTGGGCACGGTGCAAAAGACCATCGACGATGCCCAGACCGCCTTGGATGAGCTGAACGCTATAACCGCAGAGGTCCAGCGGGAAGTCACTTCTTTCTCGGACGATGCCACCGCCGCCTATGTAGAAGGCACGACCGCCATGGCGGACGGCACCGCCTCCGCCAATGCCACCGTAGGCTCGGTCTCCGGCAAGCTGCGCGGCGCACTCAACCGCGTAGGTGCCGCATCTGCGGGCGCGTCAGGAATCGTCGGTGAAGCTGACCGGGCAATCGATCAGCTCGATAAGCTTGCGTCTTCACCAGCCCTGCCCCCACAGGTTTCCCAACAGATTAAGGATCAGGTAGGAGACCTCCGCAAACGCAATGATCAAAATAAGGCCGTTCTCGGTGACTTAGATACTCTCAACGGCGATACGAACGACACCATCGATTCGCTCAATAAGACCACGGGCATGCTGGAAGAGATGGCTGCCCAAACGCGCGATGATTCCCACGCGCTGCGCGATAATGTAGCCGAAGGCCTACCCAAGCTCAACGCTGCGCTTTCCGACGTCACTGCTACCACCGGCAAGCTTTCCGCCTCGCTCGAAAGCCAGCAGGCACTGGTCGGGCAAACCGATGGGCTCTTGGGGGGCGTCGACGAGCAGCTAAGCCAGGCCCAGCAAGTAGTTGAGCGTTTTTCTGTGGACCTCGACGGCATTGAGGAGGGGCTTCGTGCCTCCCGCAGCGACGTGATTGCGCTGAGCAATACTGCCAATAACAATTCCATCCTGCAGTCTGTCAAGGGCCTTAACACCGATGAGGTGTCTTCCTTCCTTGCCTCCCCTGCGGAGATGGAAAGCCACGCCGTATTCCCTGTAAAGCACTATGGTTCCGGCATGTCCTCGCTCTTTATCAACCTCACGCTGTGGATCGGCGCGTTCATGCTGCTCATCATCTTCCGTGCTGAGGTAGACCCGCAGGGCCGCAAGGACCTCACCATTACCAAGGCTTACCTTGCCCGCTTCCTTTTGCTTTCCTTCTTTGCCATTGCCCAGGCACTCATCGTGTCCATCGGCAACCTGGCCATTGGTGTTGAACATGCCAATGCATTGGCCTACGTCGCTACCGCGGTTATCGTGGGCCTGTGCTACCTGAGCATTACCTATAGCTTGGTTTCTACGTTTGGACACGTAGGCCGCGGCATCGCGGTGGTCTTCGCCTTCATCCAGATTCCGGGCGCATCCGGCCTCTACCCCATTGAGATGACGCCGGACTTCTTCCGCGCGGTGCATCCATTCCTGCCCTTTACCTACGGCATCGATGCCATGCGCGAGACCGTCGGTGGTTTCTACGGCAACCACTATGCGCGCGACCTTGCCGCGCTCATCGGCATGGCCGCGATCGCTTACCTCATCGGTACTGTGATGCGCCGCGGCCTGTCCAACGTCAACATGCTGGTCAATGACGAACTGCATAAGGGCGGTCTCGTTATCAATGAGCAGGTCCACCTGGTCGGCAGCCGGTACCGCTTTACCGACCTCCTCTATGCCTTGAATGACCGCGAGGCGTACCAACAAAGCTTGGAGGATAAGTGGAGCATGGCCCGCAGGAATTACTCCCAGCTGATGAAAATTACCGTCGCGGTAGGCCTAGCGTTAGTCGTCGCTTTGGGCATCTACTCACGCATTAACCCTGAAGAAAAGGCCATCATCTTCGGCCTGGCCTGCCTGGTGACGCTCATTTCGGTGGGCGTTATCTGCTCCCTTGAGTACGTCAAGCAGAGCATCGCGCACGATAGCCGCCTGGCGGATCTCAGTGATGAGGAAATCCAGGAGCACCTCGAGCACCGACAGGAACACCCAAACCGCTACCTCCTAGAGGACTTAGACGAGGAATCCACATTTTCTAATGCCAGCGAGACCAAGGAAATGCCCGCCGTTGATGGCGATGACTCCGGAAAGGGAGGCGAGTAA
- a CDS encoding IclR family transcriptional regulator yields the protein MGEYSAVSGIKVLDRAMAIMMAAANHPSTLNELCETTGLPRATAHRLATALEAHRILVRTPDGKWKADPALPGNRDHLLEAAGPIMEKLREDTGESIQLYEVTGNTRTCIATREPESGLHNVVPVGRQLPLSSGSAARIIAAYVDINIEDASFTQEDIEAARNQGYSESIEEREAGLASISAPVFDGSGTFLAVLSISGSAERFQPSPAQKYAHMLTSAARELSNRL from the coding sequence ATGGGAGAGTATAGCGCAGTTTCCGGAATCAAGGTGTTGGATCGAGCAATGGCCATTATGATGGCCGCCGCCAACCACCCCTCCACCCTCAATGAATTATGCGAAACCACAGGACTACCTCGGGCGACAGCACACCGTTTAGCAACCGCGCTCGAAGCGCACCGCATCCTCGTTCGCACCCCCGATGGAAAGTGGAAGGCCGACCCTGCCCTCCCCGGCAACCGCGATCATCTCCTCGAGGCAGCCGGGCCAATCATGGAGAAACTGCGCGAAGACACCGGAGAATCCATCCAGCTCTACGAGGTCACCGGAAATACCCGTACCTGCATTGCCACCAGGGAGCCGGAATCCGGCCTCCACAACGTCGTACCAGTCGGGCGCCAGCTACCGCTTAGCTCCGGCTCTGCCGCGCGCATCATTGCCGCATATGTAGACATCAATATCGAAGATGCCTCGTTTACCCAAGAAGACATTGAGGCGGCCAGAAACCAAGGTTACTCCGAGTCTATTGAGGAACGCGAAGCCGGCTTAGCCTCCATCTCCGCGCCGGTTTTCGATGGTTCCGGCACCTTCCTCGCAGTATTGTCGATTTCCGGATCTGCCGAGCGCTTCCAACCTTCCCCGGCCCAGAAATACGCCCACATGCTCACTTCCGCCGCACGCGAATTGAGCAACCGCCTCTAA